The genome window TGCGACGCGGCCGGGCCCGCTGCCGGGGCCGCGATGCCGGCAGCTTGCAGGCGAAGTCCCGGTCCAGCGCTTGAACGCCCGCGAGAATGACGAGAGGTCCGAGAAACCCAGCAGGTAGCTGATCTCCGTAACGGGCACGTGCGGATCCCGCACGTACTGCTCGGCCAGGTCGCGCCGCACCGAAGACAGCAGCTCGGTGAAGCTCGTGTGCTCGTCGTGAAGGCGGCGCTGCAGCGAGCGCCCGCTCAGCGCCAGCGACTTCGCGATCGATTCTTCCGAGGGCGTTCCCGACGGCAGCTCGTCGATCACGGCGCGCTTGACGCGCGACACGAGGTCGTCTTCCTGCAGGCGCTTGAGCATTTCGTCGAGCACGTGGTCGTTGCTGCGCGCCAGCTCGCGGTTGGAAGCGAGAAAAGGACGCGTCGTGTCTTCGGCGTGAAACGAGAGGCGCCACTCCTCGGCAGCGAACACGAACGAGGAGTGGAAGAAGCCGTCGAGCGCCGAGCAGTCGTCGGGGCGCGGGTACGTGAACGTCACCTGCGCCGGATTCACCGTCTCGCTGAGCGAGGAGCGGCACAGGTCCACGACGACCGCGGCTCGTCCTTCCTCGATCACCCGCCGTACGGCGTCGTCGCAGCGAAGCGTGCTGCAGTACAGGTGCGTGCGGTTTTCGGCGTGCTCCAGGCGAAGCTTCACGGACGTGTTGAGGACGGCGTGGTAGCGCACGAGGCGCTCGAGCGCCGTGCGCAGGTTCGCACTGGCCATGAACACGACGGCGATGCCGTGGAAATCGGTCGCGCGGTACACCTCGGCGAATTCCAGCCCGAGGTCGGGATCGCCTGCGACTTCGGCAGCGCGGCCCCACGCGGCGATGACGCGGTCGGACGGATAGCGGGCACGGGGCTGGTCGATCAGCGCGGGGTTCAGCCCGGCGTGCTTCAGGATCGGGGCGGGATCGATGCGCCGGCGCTCGAGCACGCGAAGCAGCAGGCGGATCTCCGAAGCGAGGAAAGTCCCGATCATGGCGGCTGGCTGCGCACGAATCCGGCCCGGAGCTCCCGGGTGGGTCCCCGGCACCGGGCTGTAGGCCGGTTGGCGCCGGCGATCAAGCGTGTGGCGGGGACGGTCAAGCCTGCCTACCCCCTTGGGCCTAGCTTGTCCCTGCGCCGGCCAATGGTGGCCGCAGTCGCGAAACCCCCGTGACAACGAGAACTTGCGCGGGGCGCTCGCCGAAGGGGGCCTCGCCATGTTCGTTTCCGCTGCCACTCAGGAATTCGACCTTTCCACGGCGCTCGACGGTGCGCTGCAACCCGAGCATCGCCTGATGCTGGCCGTGCTCGAGGACGCCGTGATGACGCTTCATGCCGGCATGAACTCCCGAAACCCGATCCGCCGCCGCTGCATGCAGGAAGTGGAGGAGTGGCTGCGAAGCCGGGACAGCGACTCGCCGTTTTCGTTCGAGAGCATCTGCGAAACCCTGCACCTGGATGCCGAGTACATTCGTGCCGGGCTGCGCCAGCTCCGCCGTCAAACCGGCCTCGCGGCTCCGGGGCCGATCAGGATCCGCCGGGAGCCGGCCCGATGCCGCCGTCCGGCGCGTCCGGTGGCCGGCGTGCAGGGTTGATGGTCCGGGACGATTCTCACGTTTCTTCGCTGGCGCAGCCGGGGGTCCGGGAGTAAAACTCGCCGAGTGCGGGTTGTCCCGGGGCTGCCCCCGGCGCCCCACGGTTCCTGTCGGCTGCGGGCGCCGGCAGGAGAGGGGAGAAATCGATGGGTGTCGTTTCGACGGACGCGATCGCCGACGTCGCGCCTCCGATCGCCAGCGTCGGCGCTGTCGGCGGTGCGATTGGCGCGATCGGCAATATTGGCACTTGGAAAGACGCGCGCATCCTCGCGGCCAGCGCCGTCAAGGCGACCGACGGCTACATCGTCAGCGCGCTGTTCGACAACGTCTTCTTCATCCTGTCGCCCGTGCTCGGCGTCCTGCTGATGGCGCTGTACTCGCTGCTGTTCCCGTTCTTCCCGAACGCTCTCGGGCCGCACCACATCGGCACCCACTACGAGCATCCCGCGACGTTCTTCGTCGGCGTCCTGACGATGGCGCACCTGTTCCTGGTCTTCTTCCGCAGCCACGCCAATCCGAAGATCTTCCGACTTTATCCAGGGCGTTTCGTGCTCGCACCGGCGATGATGCTCGTCGCGATGTGGTCCTCGCTGTGGGTCACCGTCCTCATGGCCATCCTCGGAGTGTGGTGGGACGTGTATCACTCGAGCCTGCAGACGTTCGGGCTCGGCCGCATCTATGACAGCAGGAAAGGCAACGACAGCCAGCGCGGGCGTCGCCTCGACTATTTCCTGAATCTCTTCCTGTACGCCGGCCCCATTCTCTCGGGTGCGTCGTTCATGGCGCACATCGAGAGTTTCCAGAAAGCTGCGAACCCGGGCCTGCCGGCGCCGGTCTACGCGCTGTCCGGCCTGACGGCCTGGGCGCAGCAGAACGCATCGAACATCCAGCACTGGATCATCCCGGTCGGTTGCGCCTACGTGGTCTTCTACATCGCGAGCTACGCGCGAATGGCGCGGGACGGCTACACGGTGTCGCCGCAGAAAGTCGCGCTGCTGGCGAGCACGGCAGTGACTTCCGTGACGGTGTGGGGGCTCAACCCCGCAGGCACCGCGTTCCTGATCATGAACTTCTTCCACGCCTTCCAGTATTTCGGCCTGGTGTGGACGATCGAGAACGGCAACATCCAGCGCGTGTTCGGGCTGGCCGGGCGCAAGCAAGCCAAGCCGCTGGCGCTGGCTCTGTTCGTCGTCGTTCCGGCGGCCTACGGCGTCTGGTCGTGGCTGGTGCCGAACACTCTCTCGACGATCGGGAGCTTCACGATGGGGCGCCTGGCTGTGGCGTCCGTGCTGACGGTCTCGATCTGCCACTTCTGGTGGGACGGCTTCATCTGGTCGGTGCGCAAGCGTCAGGTCTGAGCGGACGCCCGTAATCCCCGGTTTTTGCAGTCACTTCGCAGGCAGCGGCAATTCGCCGCCGCCGCGCGGGCGAGCGTGCACTCCTTCGGTTTGACCTTTTGGCGTCTAATTGAATATAGTTTTCAAAATCAGAAACGGGGGGAGCCGCTCTCCCGGAGGGAACCTGTCGTGAACCTGCGCTCCATATCCTCGATGGCGTGGACCGGCCTCGTCGCGCTGGCGCTCGTTGCGCTGCCTGCCGTGCCGTCACTGGCCGACGACGCCGAAATCCGCCGCAAGCTCGAGGATCTCGAGAAGCGCCAGGCCGCAATGGCCCGCGAGCAGGCCGAGATGAACCAGGAGATGAACGAGCTGAAGGCGATGCTCGGCAACGGCGCGCCCGGTGCGAGGAAAGCGGCCGTCGCGGGTTCCCCGGCGCTACCCGCCGCAGTGACTGCGCCGGCCGATGCCTCCACGAATGTTGCGCCTGCTGCCGCCGAGGCGACTCGCGTCGACGAAGTCGAGCGCAAGCAGAACGTGATCACCGAGGAGGTGCGCAAGATCAAGGAAGCGCTCGTCGTGCCGGAGACGACGGAGCTCAAGAGCGCGTACGGGCAGGGCCCGGCAGCGTCCAAGGTCTACAGCGTCACGCGCGGAGTCTCGATCGGCGGCTACGGCGAGTACAACTACGAGGGCGTCGTCTCCGATCGAAGCGGCCAGAGTGACAAGTTCGACATGGCAAGGCTGGTCCTTTACACCGGCTACAAGTTCAGCGACCGATTCCTCTTCAACTCCGAGGTCGAGTTCGAACACGGGCTGACGGCTCGCGACGGCGACGGCGAAGTGCACGTCGAGTTCGCCAACGTCGATGCGCTGCTGGATCCTCGCATCAACCTGCGCGCCGGGTTGATGCTGATGCCGGTCGGTTTCATCAACGAGATCCACGAGCCCCCGTTCTATCACGGCAACTTGAGGCCCCCGGTCGAGGTGCAGATCCTGCCGTCGACGTGGAGCTCCGGCGGCGTCGGCGTCTTCGGCGAGCTCGCGCCGGCACTGACGTACCGCACGTACGCGGTGGTGGGCCTGGACGCCAGTGGATTCTCGGCGGACGGCATCAGCGAGGGCCGCCAGGAAGGCACCGAAAACGCGAAGAACTGGGGCTGGGTAGGGCGCGTCGACTACAATCCGATCGCGATGCTGACGATCGGCGGATCGGCTTACGTCGGCGATTCGGGACAGGGGCACAGCTATGGCAATTCGGTCAGCGGGCTGCGCAAGGCCGACGTGTTCACGCAGGTCTACGAGACCCACGCGCAGCTTCGCACCCACGGCCTGGAGCTGAGGTTGCTCGGCGCCTGGGTCGACGTCGGCGACGCGCTGGCGCTCAGCCTCGACGAGAACATCAATCCGGGCGTCGTCGACCCGAAGTCGCCGAGCCGGCCGGTAGCCGGTCGCCAGTTCGGCTGGTACGGCGAAGCCGCGTACGACGTGATGCCGCTGCTGCGGCCCGACTCGGGACAGTACCTGGCGCCGTGGCTGCGCTACTCGCGGATCGACACCCAGAGCCAGGTGCCGTCGGGCTTCACGTCCGATCCTCTCGGCGACTACGACGTCTTCGAGGTCGGTCTCGACTACAAGCCGGTGCCCCAGCTCGTCTTCAAGGTGGACTACCGCAACCAGGATCCCCATCACGGCAAGCTTCCCGATGAAGTGCACGTCGGAGCGGGATTTGCGTACTGAGCGAACCGCAGGCTTCGGCTTCGAGGCGGTCGTGCTCGCCACCATCGCCACGATCGCGACGTTCGCCGCGCTCGCGACGCCGTGCCCGGCCAGGATTTTCCTCGCGCGCGACGAAGCGCTCAAGCTCGCGTTCCCCGACGCCGACCGCGTCGAGACGCGCGACGTGATCCTGACCGTGGAGCAGCACAAGAAGATCGAAGCGCTGGCCGCGGCGCCGCTGGATTCGGACCTGGTGACGATCTATGTCGGCTGGAAAGGCACGACGCCCGCGGCGTACGCGATCTTCGACACGCACACGGTGAGGACCTTTCCCGAGACGTTCCTCGTCGTGATCTCTCCCGAAGGAGCCGTCGTGGCCACGCACATCCTGGCTTTCCACGAGCCGGAAGAATACATGCCCAGCCCCCGCTGGCTGGCGACATTCAAGGACAGGAAACTCGGGGACGACCTCAAGGTCGGCAGCGGCGTCGTCGCGATCACCGGGTCGACGCTGTCGACCCATGCCGTCACCTCGGGCATCCGCCGCGTGCTGGCCGTCTGGAACGTCGTCATCGGAGGCAAGTAAGCGATGCGGTTCGTCGTTACCGGAGAGTGGACGCGCAACCATCTCCTCAAGTCGATCGTCTGGTGCTTCCTCGGCTACACGCTGCTGCTGTGGATCAGCAACTTCGGGATGTACTTCTCGAAGATGACGCTCGCGCCGGGATCGGTCGTCGATTACTACCTCGGCAACGACGCGGCTTTTCTGCAACCGCGCACCTTGCAGGGCATGCTCGAAGTGCTGCACATGCACGCGTTCGCGATGGGCATCCTGTTGCTGACGCTGACGCACCTGCTGCTGTTCGTGCCGATCCCGATGCGCGCCAAGGCGTGGGGAATCTGCACGGCATTCGTCTCCGGAGTCGGTGACGAGCTGGCGGGCTGGGGCGTGCGCTTCGTCAGTCCGCACTTCGCGATCGTCAAGGTCGGTTTCTTCGTGCTCATGCAGAGCGTGCTGCTCGTGCTGATGGTCCTGGTCGTGCGCGCGCTGCTGTTCGACCAGCCGAGTGCCTACACCGAAGGCGATCCGGAAGCACAGGCGGAATTCGAAGAATGAACCTCGCGCCGTGGCGCGCGGTGGACGGGGCAGCCGCGCGCGGACTGGCTCGAGCGGCTTTCGTCGCGACGGCCACTCTCTTCGCCATCTCTTCATGCGCGACGCTGGCCGGAGCGGCCGTCGCACGCCAGGGCCAGGTCGTCATGGGCACGGTGCTGACCGTGACCGTCGTGGCGAACGATCGCGACGAGGCCGAATCGCTCGCCGCCGCGTCCATCGACGAAGCAAGGCGCTGGGACGAGGCACTGACGATCTGGCGTGAGAGCGGCGAGCTCGCGCGGCTGAACCGCGCTGCGGGCAGCGGCGACATTGCCGTTGGCTCGCGGTTGCGCTTCGGGCTCGCGTCGATGCTCGAATACGCCGCCGAGACCTCCGGCGCATTCGAGCCCGAGGTCGCGATCCTTCCCGATCGCGGAGACCCCGCGACCGTGCTGCGCGGAATCGCCCACACGTTGCACCTCTCGCCATCGACGGCATCGCTCGAGAAGGGCAGCGCGCTCGATCCCGGCGCGATCGGCAAGGGGCTCGCGCTGGATGCCATCGTGGAAATGCTCGAGGCCCACGGCATTGGTTCGGCGTTCCTCGATTTCGGCGGGTCGAGCCAGACGGCCGTCGGCGTGTCGCCCGGAGACCCGCGGGGTTGGACGGTGGCAGTCGCTTCGCTCGGCGCGACGCCTCACGGCGTGCTGCGCCTGCGTGACGAGTCGGTGTCCACCTCTGTCGCCGGCGCCGCCGACACCAAGCCGATCCTCGACCCGCGCAGCCGGATGCCGGTGCCGGCGCCGCGCCTGGCAACCGTGAGGTGCCGCTCGGCGGCGGCGGCCGACGCGTGGTCCACCGCGCTCGTCGTGCTCGGCCCGGGCGGGATGGCCGCGGCACGGGCCCGCTCGGTCGAGTCTCTCGTGGAGGGTGGCTCCGGAACCGCGGTCTCCCCGGGGATGGGCCTCATCCGGGGAAAACCCAGGGAAAAACACGCGGGAAAGGACTGAGATTCCGGGGATGTAAGATTTTAGTTGAAAACGAAAATCAAATTCCCCATACTTGGGTCAGCCGGAGAAGCGGCCCTCGGCACCTCGGCACCTCGGAAAAAGAGACATGATCGTTTGTGAATGCACAGGTACCAGCGACGCGGAAATCCGCCGCATTGCGCGCCGTGGCGCCACCCGCGTCTCCCAGGTGACCGCCGTCTGCGGAGCAGGAGGCTGCTGCCAGAGCTGCCGTCCCGCCATCGCCCGCATCCTCAAGGGCGCCGCCGTCGCCAGGGCCGAAGCCTCGGCCGAGGCGGCCACCCCTGCCGACGATCTCGCCGTCGCCGTCTGATTCCACTGCGCCCCGCCAACTGCGAGTTGCGACCTGCGCGAGCACTTCGCGCCGAACATCCGCGCGCTTCCTCGTCAGCCTGAAATCGCCTTGCGGATCCCCCCGCTGACGAGCACCGTCACGTCTGCCAGCGCCTGCGGCAACTGCCACGCCGTCGCGCAAGCGAGGTAGCGCGGCGTCCACTCCGGATCGAACTTGTTCTTGTAGCGGCGCAGCCCTTCGAAGTTGTAGAAGTGCTCGCCGTAGCGGTAGACGAGTCGGCCGGCAGCGGCCCACAGCGTTCCGGGCGCGTACTCGTCGAGTCCTGCGAGCGGCGCCATGCCGAGGCTGAACCACTTGTAGTTGCTGTCGCGGCCCCAGAGCATCAGCGACGTGAACAGGTAGTCCATCAGCCCGTTGGGCGAGTCCCTCGTGTAGCGCATCAGGTCGATCGTCAGCTCTTCGGCGGTGCCGCCGAGCCAGAGGTTCGCGAACGCGCACAACTTGTCGGCCCGTTCGACGACTGCGCACGGGTTTTCCGACACGTACGCTTCGTCGAAGAAGCCGAGCGAGAATCCCTTCTCGGCGGCCGCTTTTTCTTCGAGCCATTCGTCGGAGATCTGCCGCAGCTCCGGAAGGCGCCGCGCAACCTCTTCCTGCGGCATCAGGCGGAAGCGATAGCCGTCGCGCTCGAGGTTGCGGCGCACGCGGCGGAACTCGCTTCCTTCCTTGCCGTCCAGTGCGAACGCCGCAAGGTCCACGCGCGCTTCCTCGCCGAGCTTGAACAGCGACATCCCGAGATCGAGGTACAGGTCGATGCGCCTCGAGCCGATCTCGTAGAAAATGCAGCGTGCGTCGAAATCGTCCGCGAGGCTCTGGAAGCTCCACAGGAGGTCGGACCACTCTTCCTCGGGACCGACCGGGTCTCCCATCGTGACCCACGATCTCCCGTTGACGCCGTACATCAGGAACGCCGTGCGCGTCTGGTTGAACAACAACACCTTGTCGCGAAGCATCGCCAGGTTTCCACTGGTGCCGGACGTCGTCGCGATCACGCGGCGCGCGTCGTCGAGGTCGGCCTGGGCCGGAAGCTGGGGCTGTACTCGCGCTGCGCGCAGCAGCCGCAGCACCGCGAACACGAGCAGCACGACGCTGGTGCCGACGCTCGCACGCATCCAGCGGGGCGCGTGCGCGTGCAGCGCGAACTCCCACCACAGCTCCTTGCGGTAGTGCACGCTCTCGAACGCGACGAAGCCGAGCGCCACTGCGGTCAGCGATGCGACGAGCACCGCCGCGACCCACGGAGCGGTCAGAGGCTCGTTGAGCAGCGCGGACTTCCGGTAGAAGCTGTCGCGCCCGAGGCGGAGCGCGGCGAGCAGCACGAGCAGGAACGCGGCCAGCTCGATGTGGGCGGCCGCCAGGATCGCGGAGATGGCGCCGAGGGCCAGTGCCCAGCTGCCGAAGCGAAGCGCCGCGTCGAGGCGTCGCTGCAGGCTGTGCGCGACGAGAAGCAGCAGGGTGCCGGCAATGCTCGCGGTAAAGTGTGCGAGCTCGATGATCGGCAGCGGCAGCAGCGCGCCGAGAGTCCGGAACCGCGAGTTGATCGGCGGCTCGGCGCCCGCGAACAGCAGCGCGACACCGCCGGCGAACGAGCCGATGGCGAGCCACGACGGCGCGATGGAGGCGATGCCCTGGACGGCCGGCGCGAGCACGCCGCCGATGGTGCGCCGCTGGCGTTTTGCCTCGTGCCACAGCAGCAGCAGCGAGCCGG of Candidatus Binatia bacterium contains these proteins:
- a CDS encoding AraC family transcriptional regulator, whose translation is MIGTFLASEIRLLLRVLERRRIDPAPILKHAGLNPALIDQPRARYPSDRVIAAWGRAAEVAGDPDLGLEFAEVYRATDFHGIAVVFMASANLRTALERLVRYHAVLNTSVKLRLEHAENRTHLYCSTLRCDDAVRRVIEEGRAAVVVDLCRSSLSETVNPAQVTFTYPRPDDCSALDGFFHSSFVFAAEEWRLSFHAEDTTRPFLASNRELARSNDHVLDEMLKRLQEDDLVSRVKRAVIDELPSGTPSEESIAKSLALSGRSLQRRLHDEHTSFTELLSSVRRDLAEQYVRDPHVPVTEISYLLGFSDLSSFSRAFKRWTGTSPASCRHRGPGSGPGRVAGGSAA
- a CDS encoding FMN-binding protein — protein: MRTERTAGFGFEAVVLATIATIATFAALATPCPARIFLARDEALKLAFPDADRVETRDVILTVEQHKKIEALAAAPLDSDLVTIYVGWKGTTPAAYAIFDTHTVRTFPETFLVVISPEGAVVATHILAFHEPEEYMPSPRWLATFKDRKLGDDLKVGSGVVAITGSTLSTHAVTSGIRRVLAVWNVVIGGK
- a CDS encoding FAD:protein FMN transferase, with amino-acid sequence MNLAPWRAVDGAAARGLARAAFVATATLFAISSCATLAGAAVARQGQVVMGTVLTVTVVANDRDEAESLAAASIDEARRWDEALTIWRESGELARLNRAAGSGDIAVGSRLRFGLASMLEYAAETSGAFEPEVAILPDRGDPATVLRGIAHTLHLSPSTASLEKGSALDPGAIGKGLALDAIVEMLEAHGIGSAFLDFGGSSQTAVGVSPGDPRGWTVAVASLGATPHGVLRLRDESVSTSVAGAADTKPILDPRSRMPVPAPRLATVRCRSAAAADAWSTALVVLGPGGMAAARARSVESLVEGGSGTAVSPGMGLIRGKPREKHAGKD
- a CDS encoding (2Fe-2S)-binding protein, translating into MIVCECTGTSDAEIRRIARRGATRVSQVTAVCGAGGCCQSCRPAIARILKGAAVARAEASAEAATPADDLAVAV
- the mprF gene encoding bifunctional lysylphosphatidylglycerol flippase/synthetase MprF, with product MDAPHPMIFGTRVRRVIGVAASLVIVAAAAWAVRDAMREYHYEDLRASMSTLPPLQILLCLLLSAGGYFALTGYDTLAGVYVRSHLGWTRTALTSFISYSVGHNVGFGNLAGSSIRYRLYSSWGVPAADIARIIVFCTTGFWIGFLSLAAIVFLIEPAAFPPVRFLPEMHDTRYLALVFAAPVLALLGWSAIRRTPLSIRGIELSLPTPDIVSAQIVCGIFDWGLAGSALYCVMPSTLAIGWAPFLACYLLSTVVGLISHVPGGLGILESMMLLLLAGKGATNAAILASVLVFRVCYYLVPLGAGSLLLLWHEAKRQRRTIGGVLAPAVQGIASIAPSWLAIGSFAGGVALLFAGAEPPINSRFRTLGALLPLPIIELAHFTASIAGTLLLLVAHSLQRRLDAALRFGSWALALGAISAILAAAHIELAAFLLVLLAALRLGRDSFYRKSALLNEPLTAPWVAAVLVASLTAVALGFVAFESVHYRKELWWEFALHAHAPRWMRASVGTSVVLLVFAVLRLLRAARVQPQLPAQADLDDARRVIATTSGTSGNLAMLRDKVLLFNQTRTAFLMYGVNGRSWVTMGDPVGPEEEWSDLLWSFQSLADDFDARCIFYEIGSRRIDLYLDLGMSLFKLGEEARVDLAAFALDGKEGSEFRRVRRNLERDGYRFRLMPQEEVARRLPELRQISDEWLEEKAAAEKGFSLGFFDEAYVSENPCAVVERADKLCAFANLWLGGTAEELTIDLMRYTRDSPNGLMDYLFTSLMLWGRDSNYKWFSLGMAPLAGLDEYAPGTLWAAAGRLVYRYGEHFYNFEGLRRYKNKFDPEWTPRYLACATAWQLPQALADVTVLVSGGIRKAISG